In the Drosophila biarmipes strain raj3 chromosome X, RU_DBia_V1.1, whole genome shotgun sequence genome, one interval contains:
- the LOC108023690 gene encoding UNC93-like protein isoform X2 produces MGSLPNLHELEEAERKREKRREYELLLEQRARDTSRERERLSAFAQQRKQSSYNAHVMAGLGIGGGGSSSLNAAGGAATGNGELPSGNGTNAGKSQNQSIQGAASGLATSSGAPVATSGFALLGMGKKYAPHSHHHQHQHHQHHQHRHSLTTRHRVLRTRSSGGAQNVWDEQMMEHLATYSPSPISTRSHRINPVSSYQVQAALAASRRRESINSSIGATSIRRLITLNNRNCRHKVPAHVRQKVWRQFSCLSLAHGLMNCVLLPVMALQGSNAVWHHREQWLPLGPEIGSLLLSALFLVAAGMSLPSVRLMKRYGYGPLLVANYMAVVLFLLSHLYASIYTLLPAYLLLGVTMSGSAASKASLIVHFGGKLSCSCDSQQSQAAVDVLHEEHKMLCNRDQKVRRLARWFRVSQDLGLIGGALLASILLACSDGDFTGDCSGLVYYGNESWPPQLRDFYNRNEHGDRICGADMCPLRVQSLLAGGWANGSSIPSSIYAGFIESEPRVAGQSLLWLYVLFALISLVLSLVMILDKVQATGSSRPERLRDVSITDTLLFAGPLAYFVGTEQAYMLGDFLRAFVTCSLGIGMIAGALIGMGLMQLIVSCTLSMLLRHVKRIVVILAGFFFHSCLLLALSSWKPSSDDSALFYVIAASWGACNGMWETLLLSLVTLNHASHVTEVQAPLLALRFLGLGLTFAGHGFLCESMKIIALVVLLVISVPPYATLEIRLEAQRKATLVSL; encoded by the exons ATGGGCAGTCTGCCGAATCTTCACGAGCTGGAGGAGGCGGAGCGCAAGCGGGAGAAGCGGCGGGAGTacgagctgctgctggagcagcGCGCCCGGGACACCAGTCGGGAGCGGGAGCGACTCTCCGCCTTCGCTCAGCAGCGCAAG CAATCATCGTATAATGCTCACGTAATGGCTGGTCTGGGCATTGGCGGAGGAGGATCCTCGAGCCTCAATGCAGCCGGAGGAGCAGCCACCGGAAACGGAGAACTGCCCAGTGGCAATGGCACGAATGCCGGCAAATCGCAGAACCAGTCCATCCAGGGAGCTGCATCTGGGTTGGCCACCAGTTCGGGTGCCCCGGTGGCCACCAGTGGCTTTGCCCTGCTCGGCATGGGCAAAAAGTATGCCCCACACTCGCACCACCATCAGcatcagcaccaccagcaccatcAGCACCGCCATTCTCTGACCACCAGGCACCGAGTGCTCCGGACCCGCAGCTCTGGAGGAGCCCAGAACGTCTGGGACGAGCAGATGATGGAG CATCTGGCCACATATTCGCCGTCGCCTATTTCGACCAGGTCGCATCGCATAAATCCGGTGTCTTCGTACCAGGTGCAGGCTGCCCTGGCGGCCTCGCGTCGTCGGGAGTCGATAAACAGCTCCATTGGGGCCACCTCCATCCGGCGGCTGATAACGCTGAACAACCGGAATTGCCGGCACAAGGTGCCTGCCCACGTGCGGCAGAAGGTGTGGCGCCAGTTCAGCTGCTTGAGCCTGGCCCACGGACTGATGAACTGCGTCCTGCTGCCGGTGATGGCGCTGCAAGGCTCCAATGCGGTGTGGCACCACCGGGAGCAGTGGCTGCCCCTTGGCCCCGAGATTGGATCCCTCCTGCTCAGTGCTCTGTTCCTGGTGGCCGCTGGGATGAGCCTGCCCAGTGTTCGACTGATGAAACGCTATGGCTATGGCCCGCTCCTGGTGGCCAACTACATGGCGGTTGTTCTGTTTCTCCTCTCGCATCTGTACGCCTCCATATACACCCTTCTGCCAGCCTATTTGCTGCTCGGCGTGACCATGAGTGGATCTGCAGCCTCCAAAGCGTCCCTGATCGTCCACTTTGGCGGAAAGCTGAGCTGCTCCTGTGACTCCCAGCAGTCGCAGGCAGCTGTGGACGTGCTGCACGAGGAGCACAAGATGTTGTGCAATCGGGATCAGAAGGTGAGACGTCTGGCCAGGTGGTTCAGGGTGTCCCAGGACCTGGGACTCATCGGAGGGGCCCTGCTGGCCTCCATTCTGCTGGCCTGCAGCGATGGCGACTTCACTGGCGATTGCTCGGGACTCGTTTACTACGGCAACGAGAGCTGGCCACCGCAGCTGAGGGACTTCTACAATAGGAACGAGCATGGCGACAGGATCTGTGGCGCCGACATGTGTCCCCTGAGGGTGCAATCCCTGCTGGCAGGGGGTTGggccaatggcagctccatacCCAGCTCCATCTATGCCGGCTTCATCGAGAGTGAGCCCCGGGTGGCCGGACAATCGCTGCTCTGGCTGTATGTCCTCTTCGCGCTGATATCCCTGGTCCTCTCCCTTGTGATGATACTGGACAAGGTCCAGGCCACGGGATCATCGCGACCGGAACGACTGAGGGATGTGAGCATCACGGATACCCTGCTGTTCGCCGGTCCCTTAGCCTACTTTGTGGGCACGGAACAGGCCTACATGCTGGGCGACTTCCTGAGGGCTTTCGTCACCTGCTCCCTGGGCATCGGCATGATTGCCGGCGCCCTGATCGGCATGGGTCTGATGCAGCTCATCGTCTCCTGCACCCTGAGCATGCTGCTGAGGCACGTCAAGAGGATCGTAGTGATTT TGGCCGGCTTCTTCTTTCACTCCTGCCTGCTGCTGGCCCTGTCCAGTTGGAAGCCTTCCAGCGACGACAGTGCGCTGTTCTACGTTATTGCCGCCTCGTGGGGCGCCTGCAACGGGATGTGGGAGACCCTGCTGCTCTCGCTGGTCACCCTCAACCACGCCAGCCATGTGACGGAGGTGCAGGCGCCCCTTCTGGCCCTGCGATTCCTGGGCCTGGGTCTGACCTTCGCCGGACACGGCTTCCTCTGCGAATCGATGAAGATCATTGccctggtggtgctgctggtgatCAGTGTGCCGCCATACGCCACCCTGGAGATCCGCCTGGAGGCGCAGCGCAAGGCGACGCTCGTCAGCTTATGA
- the LOC108023690 gene encoding UNC93-like protein isoform X1: MGSLPNLHELEEAERKREKRREYELLLEQRARDTSRERERLSAFAQQRKQSSYNAHVMAGLGIGGGGSSSLNAAGGAATGNGELPSGNGTNAGKSQNQSIQGAASGLATSSGAPVATSGFALLGMGKKYAPHSHHHQHQHHQHHQHRHSLTTRHRVLRTRSSGGAQNVWDEQMMEQHLATYSPSPISTRSHRINPVSSYQVQAALAASRRRESINSSIGATSIRRLITLNNRNCRHKVPAHVRQKVWRQFSCLSLAHGLMNCVLLPVMALQGSNAVWHHREQWLPLGPEIGSLLLSALFLVAAGMSLPSVRLMKRYGYGPLLVANYMAVVLFLLSHLYASIYTLLPAYLLLGVTMSGSAASKASLIVHFGGKLSCSCDSQQSQAAVDVLHEEHKMLCNRDQKVRRLARWFRVSQDLGLIGGALLASILLACSDGDFTGDCSGLVYYGNESWPPQLRDFYNRNEHGDRICGADMCPLRVQSLLAGGWANGSSIPSSIYAGFIESEPRVAGQSLLWLYVLFALISLVLSLVMILDKVQATGSSRPERLRDVSITDTLLFAGPLAYFVGTEQAYMLGDFLRAFVTCSLGIGMIAGALIGMGLMQLIVSCTLSMLLRHVKRIVVILAGFFFHSCLLLALSSWKPSSDDSALFYVIAASWGACNGMWETLLLSLVTLNHASHVTEVQAPLLALRFLGLGLTFAGHGFLCESMKIIALVVLLVISVPPYATLEIRLEAQRKATLVSL; this comes from the exons ATGGGCAGTCTGCCGAATCTTCACGAGCTGGAGGAGGCGGAGCGCAAGCGGGAGAAGCGGCGGGAGTacgagctgctgctggagcagcGCGCCCGGGACACCAGTCGGGAGCGGGAGCGACTCTCCGCCTTCGCTCAGCAGCGCAAG CAATCATCGTATAATGCTCACGTAATGGCTGGTCTGGGCATTGGCGGAGGAGGATCCTCGAGCCTCAATGCAGCCGGAGGAGCAGCCACCGGAAACGGAGAACTGCCCAGTGGCAATGGCACGAATGCCGGCAAATCGCAGAACCAGTCCATCCAGGGAGCTGCATCTGGGTTGGCCACCAGTTCGGGTGCCCCGGTGGCCACCAGTGGCTTTGCCCTGCTCGGCATGGGCAAAAAGTATGCCCCACACTCGCACCACCATCAGcatcagcaccaccagcaccatcAGCACCGCCATTCTCTGACCACCAGGCACCGAGTGCTCCGGACCCGCAGCTCTGGAGGAGCCCAGAACGTCTGGGACGAGCAGATGATGGAG CAGCATCTGGCCACATATTCGCCGTCGCCTATTTCGACCAGGTCGCATCGCATAAATCCGGTGTCTTCGTACCAGGTGCAGGCTGCCCTGGCGGCCTCGCGTCGTCGGGAGTCGATAAACAGCTCCATTGGGGCCACCTCCATCCGGCGGCTGATAACGCTGAACAACCGGAATTGCCGGCACAAGGTGCCTGCCCACGTGCGGCAGAAGGTGTGGCGCCAGTTCAGCTGCTTGAGCCTGGCCCACGGACTGATGAACTGCGTCCTGCTGCCGGTGATGGCGCTGCAAGGCTCCAATGCGGTGTGGCACCACCGGGAGCAGTGGCTGCCCCTTGGCCCCGAGATTGGATCCCTCCTGCTCAGTGCTCTGTTCCTGGTGGCCGCTGGGATGAGCCTGCCCAGTGTTCGACTGATGAAACGCTATGGCTATGGCCCGCTCCTGGTGGCCAACTACATGGCGGTTGTTCTGTTTCTCCTCTCGCATCTGTACGCCTCCATATACACCCTTCTGCCAGCCTATTTGCTGCTCGGCGTGACCATGAGTGGATCTGCAGCCTCCAAAGCGTCCCTGATCGTCCACTTTGGCGGAAAGCTGAGCTGCTCCTGTGACTCCCAGCAGTCGCAGGCAGCTGTGGACGTGCTGCACGAGGAGCACAAGATGTTGTGCAATCGGGATCAGAAGGTGAGACGTCTGGCCAGGTGGTTCAGGGTGTCCCAGGACCTGGGACTCATCGGAGGGGCCCTGCTGGCCTCCATTCTGCTGGCCTGCAGCGATGGCGACTTCACTGGCGATTGCTCGGGACTCGTTTACTACGGCAACGAGAGCTGGCCACCGCAGCTGAGGGACTTCTACAATAGGAACGAGCATGGCGACAGGATCTGTGGCGCCGACATGTGTCCCCTGAGGGTGCAATCCCTGCTGGCAGGGGGTTGggccaatggcagctccatacCCAGCTCCATCTATGCCGGCTTCATCGAGAGTGAGCCCCGGGTGGCCGGACAATCGCTGCTCTGGCTGTATGTCCTCTTCGCGCTGATATCCCTGGTCCTCTCCCTTGTGATGATACTGGACAAGGTCCAGGCCACGGGATCATCGCGACCGGAACGACTGAGGGATGTGAGCATCACGGATACCCTGCTGTTCGCCGGTCCCTTAGCCTACTTTGTGGGCACGGAACAGGCCTACATGCTGGGCGACTTCCTGAGGGCTTTCGTCACCTGCTCCCTGGGCATCGGCATGATTGCCGGCGCCCTGATCGGCATGGGTCTGATGCAGCTCATCGTCTCCTGCACCCTGAGCATGCTGCTGAGGCACGTCAAGAGGATCGTAGTGATTT TGGCCGGCTTCTTCTTTCACTCCTGCCTGCTGCTGGCCCTGTCCAGTTGGAAGCCTTCCAGCGACGACAGTGCGCTGTTCTACGTTATTGCCGCCTCGTGGGGCGCCTGCAACGGGATGTGGGAGACCCTGCTGCTCTCGCTGGTCACCCTCAACCACGCCAGCCATGTGACGGAGGTGCAGGCGCCCCTTCTGGCCCTGCGATTCCTGGGCCTGGGTCTGACCTTCGCCGGACACGGCTTCCTCTGCGAATCGATGAAGATCATTGccctggtggtgctgctggtgatCAGTGTGCCGCCATACGCCACCCTGGAGATCCGCCTGGAGGCGCAGCGCAAGGCGACGCTCGTCAGCTTATGA
- the LOC108023717 gene encoding protein prenyltransferase alpha subunit repeat-containing protein 1, which produces MEEERNEKKVLCEKIIRDINAVFLKDQDLASFEIIPKETNCNKSPVVHVEHNLGLESWCAQHVYDHAHRTLISHRRQTSAQQLRTLQQQQQSDALAKYLNVALLINPDVTTFWHIRRQLVQKNRLSINKELQFSALVLSIKPKSNEAFAYRRWLYSFQSADAIDWPNEIGICERAADRCASNYHAWSHRQWILQSGPCLLQSELLRTEKFMRKHISDYSCYHYRQVLLGRAYELNFALPNDSGASGSFPLASLQQLMAHYGLECEPKAEALLNLLLPQVDLGTISSQKLRSFLYCCNVAANDMRLCAEQRLMYGPRDCFELHRRAALKFIVEQCVRLQAGLASGQPSSSVADDLRSHLGSFDFKVHPFLRAVRREESALGGKHRNWCNLHLSFGYPAD; this is translated from the exons ATGGAGGAGGAACGCAACGAGAAAAAGGTGCTCTGCGAGAAGATCATCAGGGACATCAATGCGGTGTTCCTCAAGGATCAGGATCT CGCCTCGTTCGAGATCATACCCAAGGAAACCAACTGCAACAAGTCGCCGGTGGTGCATGTTGAGCACAATCTTGGCCTGGAATCGTGGTGTGCCCAACATGTCTACGATCACGCCCACCGCACCCTCATATCCCACCGTCGCCAGACGTCGGCTCAACAGCTCCGGacgctccagcagcagcagcagagcgaCGCCCTGGCCAAATACCTGAATGTGGCCCTGCTGATCAATCCGGATGTGACCACCTTCTGGCACATTCGCCGTCAGTTGGTGCAGAAGAACCGGCTTAGCATCAACAAGGAGCTGCAGTTCTCCGCCCTCGTGCTCTCCATCAAACCAAAGTCCAATGAGGCGTTCGCTTACCGTCGGTGGCTCTACTCCTTTCAAA GTGCCGATGCCATTGACTGGCCCAACGAGATTGGGATCTGCGAAAGGGCAGCCGACAGGTGCGCCAGCAACTACCACGCCTGGTCGCACCGCCAGTGGATCCTGCAGAGCGGCCCCTGCCTACTCCAATCGGAGCTCTTGCGCACGGAGAAGTTCATGCGCAAGCACATCAGTGATTACAGTTGCTACCACTACCGCCAGGTGCTACTGGGTCGCGCTTATGAGCTCAACTTTGCCCTGCCCAACGATTCCGGAGCCAGTGGCTCATTTCCGTTGGCCAGTCTGCAGCAATTAATGGCCCACTATGGCCTGGAATGCGAACCAAAAGCCGAGGCTTTGTTGAATCTGCTGCTGCCCCAGGTGGACCTTGGTACCATAAGCAGCCAGAAGCTGAGATCATTCCTCTACTGCTGCAATGTGGCCGCCAACGATATGCGGCTGTGTGCGGAGCAGCGGTTGATGTACGGCCCGCGGGACTGCTTTGAGCTGCATCGCCGTGCGGCCCTCAAGTTCATCGTGGAGCAATGCGTTCGCCTGCAGGCTGGGCTGGCAAGTGGTCAACCATCTTCCTCCGTGGCCGACGATCTGCGTTCGCATTTGGGCAGCTTTGACTTCAAAGTGCATCCGTTTTTGAGGGCCGTGCGACGTGAGGAATCCGCTCTAGGCGGTAAGCACCGCAACTGGTGCAATCTCCACCTAAGCTTCGGCTATCCGGCGGATTAA
- the LOC108023518 gene encoding U3 small nucleolar RNA-associated protein 15 homolog: protein MQSSFLPLNTRRLQKRAQVETPDSLYWNRLAKPELLKERNTIDYVDFSPSDPDNFVLTCSVRVQIYNLVTKLVVKNLSRFQKTAYGATFRQDGRLLAAGDEEGHVKLFDTTSRNILRLFKGHTAPVHRTFFTADKLQLASFGDDKAVRMWDVANEKVVQTYGDAHTDYIRAGAMHPQATHMFVSGGYDGKIHLYDTRAETAVQRTLDHGAPVESMLFLPNGSIFVSAGGSQVRVWDLISGCRLLTMMSQHHKTVTCLRLGSDGRRLFSGGLDRHVKIYDVSTYKTVHTLTYPNAVVSMAVASRDQAVVAGMVDGLVSIRRMIVDSKPSHLGKIRTSRSRKLYKNPVPPNNTQDVDHVIKERVKGPGLQVYDVHLRQFNHKKALDEVMLPIKVKKHPEIMVAVITDLLHRRSLDKALIDRPDNILVTFINFLCTHMGEARFMRPLLMAASTVLDVFERQLVTYSRKLMAALERLSAVMEAEVKITTDLMRLKGAMDMLIGVSMDNGEVVHKSPYVDTKGQKMQPSSAAESYVVTVEQ, encoded by the exons ATGCAGAGCTCCTTCCTCCCACTGAACACACGGCGGCTTCAGAAGAGGGCGCAGGTGGAAACCCCGGACTCACTCTACTGGAACCGACTGGCG AAACCGGAGCTGCTCAAGGAGCGCAACACCATCGACTATGTTGACTTCAGCCCCAGCGATCCAGACAACTTTGTGCTGACCTGTTCGGTGCGCGTGCAGATCTACAACCTGGTGACCAAGCTGGTTGTCAAGAATCTCTCCCGATTCCAAAAGACCGCCTACGGAGCCACCTTCCGGCAGGATGGACGACTTCTGGCCGCCGGCGACGAGGAGGGCCACGTCAAGCTGTTCGACACCACCAGCCGGAATATCCTGCGCCTGTTCAAGGGTCACACGGCGCCAGTGCATCGCACCTTCTTCACGGCGGACAAACTGCAGCTGGCCAGTTTTGGCGACGATAAGGCGGTCCGGATGTGGGACGTGGCCAACGAGAAGGTGGTGCAGACCTACGGGGACGCGCACACGGACTACATCCGAGCCGGGGCCATGCATCCCCAGGCGACGCACATGTTCGTCTCCGGCGGCTACGATGGCAAGATCCATCTCTACGATACGCGTGCGGAGACTGCGGTGCAGCGTACATTGGATCACGGAGCTCCCGTGGAGTCCATGTTATTCCTGCCCAACGGATCGATCTTTGTCAGCGCCGGTGGCAGCCAGGTGCGTGTTTGGGATCTCATCAGCGGCTGTCGGCTGCTTACCATGATGTCGCAGCACCACAAAACAGTGACCTGTCTGCGGCTGGGCTCCGATGGCAGGCGGTTGTTCTCCGGCGGGTTGGATCGCCACGTCAAGATCTACGATGTGAGCACTTACAAGACGGTGCACACACTGACTTATCCCAATGCCGTGGTCAGCATGGCCGTCGCCAGTAGAGATCAGGCTGTTGTCGCTGGCATGGTCGATGGTCTTGTCTCCATTCGACGCATGATCGTGGACAGCAAGCCCAGTCATTTGGGGAAAATCCGAACGAGTCGATCACGCAAGCTGTACAAAAATCCAGTACCACCGAACAACACTCAGGATGTGGATCACGTCATCAAGGAGCGTGTCAAGGGACCGGGACTACAGGTATACGATGTGCATCTGCGGCAATTCAACCACAAAAAAGCATTGGACGAAGTGATGCTCCCAATAAAGGTGAAAAAGCACCCGGAGATCATGGTGGCAGTCATTACGGACCTGCTGCACCGAAGATCTCTGGACAAGGCGCTTATTGACCGTCCCGACAATATTCTCGTTACGTTCATAAACTTTTTGTGCACCCACATGGGTGAGGCGCGATTCATGCGTCCTCTTTTGATGGCCGCCAGCACGGTCTTGGATGTCTTCGAGCGGCAACTGGTGACCTACAGCCGCAAGCTGATGGCGGCCCTCGAACGATTGTCGGCCGTCATGGAGGCGGAGGTGAAGATAACCACCGACCTGATGCGGCTAAAGGGCGCCATGGATATGCTCATTGGAGTGTCAATGGACAATGGCGAGGTGGTTCATAAATCCCCGTATGTGGACACCAAGGGACAGAAGATGCAGCCCTCGTCGGCGGCGGAGAGTTACGTGGTCACGGTGGAGCAGTGA